In Aegilops tauschii subsp. strangulata cultivar AL8/78 chromosome 3, Aet v6.0, whole genome shotgun sequence, one genomic interval encodes:
- the LOC141042819 gene encoding uncharacterized protein — protein MAGSHNDINVLQRSPVFARLAEGHSPPVNFEINGHQYNKGCYLADGIYHQWSTVVKTISKPQGEKRRRFAQMQESARKDVERAFGVLQSRWGIVRNPALSWDETKLWEVMTASVNMHNMIVEDERDESIFDQGFDYQGENVEPLHQEPATFEQFIQFHRELHDWHTHLDLQNDLVEHV, from the coding sequence ATGGCAGGTTCTCACAATGATATTAACGTGCTGCAGCGTTCTCCAGTCTTCGCAAGGCTTGCAGAAGGCCACTCCCCACCTGTCAACTTTGAGATCAATGGCCACCAGTACAACAAGGGATGTTATCTAGCTGATGGTATATATCATCAATGGTCAACTGTTGTGAAGACAATCTCGAAACCCCAAGGTGAGAAGAGAAGGAGATTTGCCCAAATgcaagagagtgctagaaagGATGTGGAACGTGCTTTTGGTGTGCTTCAATCCCGGTGGGGTATCGTTCGAAACCCTGCACTGTCATGGGATGAAACGAAGctttgggaggtgatgactgcttctGTGAatatgcacaacatgatcgtcgaGGACGAGCGTGATGAGAGTATCTTCGACCAAGGATTCGATTACCAAGGTGAAAATGTTGAGCCCCTGCACCAAGAACCGGCCACATTTGAACAGTTTATCCAATTCCACCGTGAGCTGCATGATTGGCACACTCACTTGGATCTTCAAAATGACTTGGTTGAGCACGTGTGA